In the Phoenix dactylifera cultivar Barhee BC4 unplaced genomic scaffold, palm_55x_up_171113_PBpolish2nd_filt_p 000139F, whole genome shotgun sequence genome, one interval contains:
- the LOC103717976 gene encoding RING-H2 finger protein ATL52-like yields the protein MALHHPRILFPVPNATLCITNCDEPCQFYSMCSPPPTYSSLPFNSTPDATTIQFHHGSTLLPNLLIAAAALVAASFILLAVFYALLRFRGRRRRLAAAAAAAGGGGEDDLFVMGEPADVHHVWYVRTVGLDEPTIQSIAAWAYKPGDGLLGAADDGCPVCLADFREGELLRLLPKCGHAFHLPCIDTWLRSHLNCPLCRAPIVALPHAAASDPVEPNTGSSALEEDSQMAVRPQEADRGGPEVETERGIAETGGAIDPIAAPSSPPPSSQLRAPSDLGEDGLQQVCRSVSMGSSSLGVLLLKRDPQEGPGEERKDPDLEEESTPKNRGKQGHASKGAAQQKDPQEMEGSLSSSSGRFLLTRHGRGQSAVLPL from the coding sequence aTGGCTCTCCACCACCCTCGGATCCTCTTTCCGGTGCCCAACGCCACGCTTTGCATCACCAATTGCGACGAACCATGTCAATTCTACAGCATGTGCTCTCCTCCTCCTACTTACTCTTCTCTCCCCTTCAACTCCACCCCCGACGCCACCACCATCCAGTTCCACCACGGCTCCACCCTCCTCCCAAACCTCCtcatcgccgccgccgccctcgtCGCCGCCTCCTTCATCCTCCTCGCCGTCTTCTACGCCCTCCTTCGCttccgcggccgccgccgccgcctcgccgccgccgcagccgCCGCCGGCGGTGGCGGCGAGGATGACCTCTTCGTGATGGGAGAGCCGGCCGACGTCCACCACGTGTGGTACGTCCGCACCGTCGGCCTTGACGAGCCCACCATCCAGTCCATCGCCGCCTGGGCCTACAAGCCCGGCGACGGCCTCCTCGGCGCCGCCGACGACGGCTGCCCCGTCTGCCTCGCTGACTTTCGCGAGGGCgagctcctccgcctcctccccaAGTGCGGCCACGCCTTTCACCTCCCTTGCATCGATACCTGGCTCCGATCCCACCTCAACTGCCCCCTCTGCCGCGCCCCTATCGTCGCCCTGCCCCACGCCGCCGCCAGCGATCCGGTGGAACCCAATACAGGCTCCTCTGCTCTCGAGGAGGATTCCCAAATGGCCGTCCGGCCACAGGAGGCTGATCGTGGGGGACCCGAAGTGGAAACAGAGCGTGGAATCGCGGAAACTGGAGGTGCAATCGACCCAATAGCAGCACCTTCTTCTCCGCCACCAAGTTCTCAGCTTCGGGCGCCGAGTGATCTGGGGGAAGACGGGTTGCAGCAGGTTTGCCGGTCGGTCTCCATGGGCTCATCCTCCCTTGGTGTTCTCCTTCTCAAGAGAGATCCACAGGAAGGACCCGGCGAGGAGAGGAAAGATCCTGACTTGGAAGAAGAAAGCACTCCTAAGAACAGGGGAAAGCAGGGGCATGCTTCAAAGGGAGCTGCTCAGCAGAAGGATCCTCAGGAAATGGAAGGGTCTCTATCTAGCAGCAGTGGGAGGTTCTTGTTGACGAGACATGGACGAGGCCAGAGTGCAGTACTTCCATTGTGA